The nucleotide window GTCTCATTGAACTTAACGTGGTTTAGcagaaaatatgtaggtatttaaacaatatttaaagatttaataattttatgatattttattactcaAGATCTCCTAGTccattgttatttcttttttatttgttccacCACTTTtcttgtaattaatttattttgcttaaGACTTGGCTGCATCGGCTAGTGCCTTTTGACTATTCAGTAAAACGAAcgaataaacataaacaaaaaaaatgtcaatgtcaaatccAAGTATCAACTGTCATTTCAAATCAATCAAAGGAAAAGAACTGTAGGAAAGAAAAGAACTTACCTACTTCGGGAAAGTCCatccattaaaaataagtacataaatgtttattttgttttttgttgaccagcgattataattttttaaatggaaatTCTTAAAGCTGAAATTGCGAAAAAGCGAAAGCTGCTCgaggaaaagaaaataattgtaagttcaaatgtaaatttacttattattaatcaGTTTACTGTTATGGTAGAGGTAATTCTGGGCAGAGTGTCGGAAAGGGTGCGCACTTTTTAACCGAAATTCTTTATCtctttttatactttaaattaCGTCCTTATCCCATGCGGGGACGACGAAGCCAAcacaaagtcttgaaaagactgataggtcatgttcagcttgttggctaatgatagaattgagattaaaatagtgatgggttgcaagcccattgcccaaaagtagaatcccaagtttataagcccatcccttagtcgccttttacgaaatcctgTATGTGAATGTGGATCTGTCCTAGGCCACCTTGTCCTGTccttttctatatatttatcttagcCATAAAATGTAGTCTTAGTTGTcagtacataattaaattttaagtcacTTCAACATCAACTGGAAAAAACACATGTCCTAATTTTAATCTGTATGATTAAAACCCTCATTTAAATCTTtcataatcatatttttattgcaatcattattatgaattttacAGGATCCAACTCAAcctaaaaagtattttaaaagagGAGATTTATTGGCTAAGGAGCAGgaagaatattttcaaaaatttggtCCCCGTAAGAATGAGGCTGAAGATAATAATGATACTGAAAGCAAAACAGAGAAaggtatatgttatttttgtttgaaattgagttttaaaacaaaaacaaatttaattgtagTCTAAcgcaaagaaaaaatgtatgaataaaaacatatacagtcaaaaaacaattaaacaaaagGTGAGGTAGGTTAGCGTTCTTGTAGTGTAGTTTCTTATAGTGTTCTTATAAAGTGATGGACATCAAGAATGAACCAATTCTTGCTTGAATGAACCATGCCTGGACTGAGGTTAAAGTGGACCTTGATCATCTCATCAGGCAGGAGAAAAAGAGAAATACTGGCCAAAATGTTTTGTTGTAATTcactgttaaaaaataataatttttattgacaaatcAAGTAcggcaaaattaaataattttgccgTACTTgatttgtcaataaaaatgaaataaaaggactgtttattaaattaacattatttccaattttttCAGGTACAAAACCAGAGACTTCCGAAGTAGAACAAAGTGAGGTTGTGTCCCTGCCAAGAACAGAAGTCATCAAGAGACTGCGAGAAAGAGGCCACCCAATACTGTTGTTTGCAGAAAATGAACTGCAATCATTCAGAAGACTGCGCAGAATCGAGATACAAGAGCCTGAAGCAAATAGAGTAAGGATATTgttgtatttttcaaaatattaagaaagtGTGTTTTCTGCCTTCAAAGGCAGCTAATCCAGATGCTtacaactaatatttttttttaattatattttcagggTTTCAGAAATGACTTCCAAGAAGCGATGGATAAAGTAGATCAAGcttatttgaatgaaatattggCACTTGGTACTCAGGTATGtgtgttttctatttttattatactagaTGTGCACAAGTGTACTGAAACATTATTTCACCTACATTTTATACACATTCACTACTGTGTTGCCAGACTtaacttttcattatttcattgtttttccCTGCTCAGATGTAAAATGTGTGGGTATGCTTAGCCTCAAAGGCTGACAATTggttcaaaaataaaacttagtaAAATTTCTTACATTTTCAGAGTGATACAGAAAAATCTCTCAAAGAAGATGCTTTGGATGACTCCGTGACCTATGAATTAATTCAAGAGATGGCCAAAACCATGGGACAGGGTGACAGAAATCATGACATGAATGTGATCATGACGTTATTACaggtaattatatgtatattctctTTAAACATTCATACAGTGCAATAACCAACATTGGTAACATAATTATGACAGCGTGTAGGTgatactttaataaaatctatagATGACgaaaaatttttatagttatcTGTCACTGCAAAACTAAAACTtttgaagttattttttttaacttgattACAATTGCCATTAGATTGAGTTCGCAATCTAATGGCAAGCAAGATGGACATGCACACAAGTAATTTCTCCGTTGTTGAAAACCACAACTTACGAATgattatcatttattatttgtttatttcagtttcTACTAAAGCTTTGGGGTCAACAGCTCAATTCAGCAACAGGCGCAGAAAAAACAGCTGTGAAGCACAAAATGGCGCGGGCGACGTTCACTCAAACACAAGTATATCTGAAACCGCTAATGAGGAagttgaaaaagaaaacattgcCAGATGACATATGTGACAGTCTGATGGAGATCACTAAACATTTGTTGGAGAGAAATTATATTATGGTTGGTATTTTTCGTTAAAAAccaaatatacaaagaaattttaaactgTTAAATGAACATACAATAACGTCTATGTCTCTTGCAGTAgttagagccaacagtcttgaaatagactgaaagaccacattcacggcttaatgatataattgaattCGAAATGGTCACAGGTTGTGAGCATGTCGCCtaatatcccaagtttataagcctatctcttagtcgccttttacgacattcatggatgttgtggtcctattatttttctatggtGCTGTTTCCCAAGGTGGGTTgtattttttccaattttatagaagcagttttattttaaactaatgttTTCTCTTGATTAATAGTGTGGACTAACCCTAATTTTTTGTACCAATAGCTGAGAGAGAGTGAAAGAATTAAACATAAGTTTATAGTATACGAGAAAAATATTCAGCACAGTGAGCCAGTATTGACAAAAATCTGTTCCAGGCAAGCGATTCCTACCTCCAAATGGCAATCGGCAACGCTCCCTGGCCTATAGGAGTTACTATGGTCGGTATCCACGCCCGTACTGGAAGAGAGAAGATTTTCTCCAAGAATGTAGCCCACGTGATGAATGACGAAACCCAGAGGAAGTACATCCAAgccctgaagagactgatgaCGAAGTGCCAAGAGTATTTCCCTACAGACCCCTCTAGATGTGTAGAATATAGTACGACTAGATGAgtaaattatgttataaagtttgtttgttttatttctagatTTAATTAACTTGACAACTGGTCGTATAGGCTTGAAGTAGAGGCAACATAGGTTAActtcatttcaataaatattacgcAATGTTGTTCTTATTAAGGTCATTTCACACCGAAATCAGATATTTTGCTATAGCAATACTATCATACAGGgttaatttatatctatagTGTGAAAAACACATTTGAATATAACTGTTTTTTACCTGGTTTTAGTCATTTACATAGTCATTATATACAAGCTAGAAGCTATGCTGCtcctacattaaaatatattacctccaatttttcagttatttaacaaaaaaatttatgttgaccctttctatatacatattatcaaaatgataaaattgatgaCGATGGTCGCGATAATATGACTTATTATAAGATTTCTTCATTAGATTAGTAAATCATAGATATGATTCTAagataaatgaatgaaaatatgattttCGAAGATTTAATTAGTCCTTGTCTGTGTTGAATTTATTCGTAAGACGTGTGATGGCGACGAAAGTAAATTTCATAGtgataacaatatattttgttatatatgtaGGAAGTTCTAGCTTCAAaggtaagtttttaaattgttattacatacaatttttattaggaaaagtatgtacctatatacacttgacgtataaaataaaattggggGCGATTGGAGTCATAGTATACCTAGTAGCATAGAAGAATTTGAAAAACATACCTTCCTaggtatttgtatgtaaatctcCGGAATTAGGTaccggatttttttttcattaatcattaggccaaatagctgaaagtgacctttcaatcttttcgaggCTATAAACAGTCAATATGatcagacagacagacaatatgattatgtatatgttagTAGGTATAACACTTAgaatatctatctcttaactATTTTAGGTATGACCAGTTTTCTTCCATAAGTTTCAGGCAGTTCACGTGTAGTAGGAGGTTATGATGCGCCTTATGAGTTTGGCAGATTCCACGCGTCCTTACAGAATGTGACAGGTTCTCATGTTTGTGGGGGAGCTGTGATATCTTTGTCTCGTGCAGTTACTGCTGCTCACTGTGTTGTTGGGTCAGTAAATACAATCATATCTCGTACTATTTTTGCAGAAGGGTTCGTGGAAATTTCGAGAAAAAAGTAATGTGAACAAGAATAACTATTCTGTCTTTGTGCCACTTTTCGTCAAAATCGGTCCAATAgctttgagtttatttgtcacaatcaattaaattgttaaatacatatattttccacatacaaataataaatatataaaaatacatacattttacggcctctgtggcacagcggtagtacgcttgtctgtgacaccggcggtcccgggttcgaatcccggccagggcatgatgagaaaagaactttttctgattggcctgggtcttggatgtttatctatataagtatttattataaaatatagtatcgttgagttagtatctcgtaacacaagtttcgaacttacttcgaggctaactcaatctgtgtaatttgtcccgtatatacatatatatctatatatattctttttataataggtattatCTGTGGAATGAATTTTTAGCTATGATATAAAATAGCTTTTGCCAGTCGCAGGCAGCCCTAAGAAATCAGTACATTTTGACATTCAAACTTTATCATCCCAAAAGGCTTGACGTTGCAAAATATGATAACTGTGGATATAAAAATGAAGACGCCGAAGATGGGATAAAGTGGAGAGTGAAATGTCAAatggcggaccccgggccccgaagTGTTGCGGTGGAGGGTACAGCCGGCATGACGCAAAGATGAGATAGACAGATCACAGATTGTATAAAACTTTTTCGTATCACGAGGAGATCTGTTATGTTCCACTagctttattatttagtaacaTACCAATTGCATGTTTTAGAGCTGATcctatgtatataaaagtgGTTGTTGGAACGACAAACCTGGACATTGGTGGACAGGAATTTGACGTTAAGTCTATTGATATTCATGAGAATTATAACTACAGTCTCAGAACTAATGACATAGCTATTGTAACAATAGATGGTATGTTCGACACGCGCACTATTAATGTATTGgaagttgatgatatatcaCTGACCGAGGATGATCCGGTTATTTTGACAGGATTTGGGGCACAGACTGTGAGTAAAGTAGTATTTCGttagttttaattatctaTTATATTTCCATACTAAGTAAAATCAGAATCGGAATCGGACTCGTAATTTGAATCGTAATCGGAGTCAGTAAATAGGCCTTCTCAGACACATTttcaattaacattttaataaatcttattaatttttgatttattaaatctttaataAATCGTAGGTATAAAGCAGTAGAAGAAAGTGTAAAATCATTTACAAACCCTTTTATTTTtccacatatgtatgtatgttttctttcTTCACAGCCAAATGGCGAATCCAGCCGAGTAATGTACGCATTGAATCTCTCTGTATTCAGTCAAGAAACCTGCGAGTACGCAATGAGGTATTCAAGACAGGTTGTTGATACCATGTTCTGCACGTTTACGCAAATTGGCCAAGGGACTTGCCATGTAAGTAATTAGATTTTGTCTTTCTGAAACAAACCCGGAGACCAAAATTAGGTCACAGGTTTGATGGTGTGATCACGGATATAAATTAACCATAGTCACACTCACAAAGTAGGTACAGGTCATATTAGTATTATAACTATGCCAAATTTATGTAACAACATTCATGTTAATTGCTCATATGGCATAGAGACATACATactatagtcacgtctatatcccttgcggattagtcttgaaaagactgaaaggccacgttctgatagataggtaggtacaaaaTGTTGTTACTTATAtctgtttaaataatttttcaggGTGACTCCGGCGGGccgttaataaaaaacaacaaacttGTTGGGTTAGTTTCATGGGGAATACCCTGCGCTGTCGGTTTCCCAGACGTCCATACAAGGATAAGTTCATTTGCAGATTGGATCagaagtaaaattaattaaatttacccaTGTGAGATTGGAATGGCCTGTcgtgatataaaataaagttatgaagtctgtaaaataattgttttattacatacatacatatgatcacgtctttatcccttacggggtagacagagccaacagtcttgaaaagactgatacgccaagttcagctgtttggcttaatgatagaattgagattcaaatagtgacaggttgctagcccatcgcctaaaagaagaatcccaaatttataagcctatcccttagtcgccttttacgacatccatgggaacgagatggagtggtcctattctttattttttttattggtgcctggaaccacacggcacggtgtTTTATTTCAGAACAGAAACAAGTACTTTTTTGATAGTTagtatatttaacaaaatatttgctgaactaaattcaattattttatttggctCGAGTAAATAAgcgaatttttgaaatatttacctGGAATCAAAGAATATTTTCGTATTAGAAATAGTTCCATTTTACCCTTCACCACCCTACTAGTGAGGCATGATAGAACGCTTTAAAATTCGCAGTGGGTAATTCTGCTTAAACTGAATAAGTGCGGGTAATCgcagattttaaattaagtgcATATAACAGTAGGTATAACTTTTGAAAATAGGGCAAATTTTACTGCGAATTTGTTTCTATCCGTTCCTCTTTGCTCCGTCCATGGGGACAGCATGGCGCATGGCGGGGCAAAAatgaatcaatttttttttaccagtaCCTATAAATTTGGCCCTTGTATGTCATGAAAAAGTGTGCACACGCATCTTAGGATAAAAAACTATCACATACATACTCCTCTTCTCTGGTTTCAGTATGTGGCTTACGTTATTCAACAACTATATAAAACCGTAACACAAGCGTATGTAGTAGTCAATTCGGTTTACGttcaacttgtcactattttgtttattaactgACTGACACCTACTTTTTCCGACAATTTAATTTGCTTTATACAtcttaaataaagttttaatggGAATCTTCTAACCTTATACTCAAACCCTTCAGATCTTGTCATATCCATAAGAACAGCCATAACGGGTCTCCCATGGGCACATTGGAATGGCGTTCTACAGTCCGATAAAGACTGAATTAATTCTCGACAATCATTTATCATCAACTTGTCGCCAAATTTTATTGCGTACCTGCAAGCctgtaagtaatttataacttacgtattttatttgaataagtaTCAAAATTTACTGGTATTAGCCTCGGTTACATCCACACTTCTCTGGAGACAACTCCGGGTGCACCTTTGATTATGGTTCTGGAtcgggtgagtcaggtttttactcgaagcgacttccatctgacctccgcaactacTGCAGGGGAACTGACCCTATATTtaatcatgattacacatccagttgcttgagtgtgcaggttttctcatgatgttttctctcaccgtaagagcatcggttagcattcTAATGAATTTTATCGTagatatattgtttaaaaaagtcatgagaaatgtaaatttgatgggtagcgtaaaatatgtcagtcaatgtaaggttaaaaaaatcttacttcGCTAAATACTAGGTCCATGATAGACTTTGGGTGTATAGATATGCATCCGCCTTGGGATTTGATACTATTAATTTCTTCCAAAATAAGATTCTTCACcgcaattataattttctccacctaaatgataaaacaaataacatacGCAATGTAGTAAATTAATGTCTCTATACCCGTGAGTAATAAAGAAGTGATAATACATTTGTATGCaggtaagtaatatttattacttattcaaaccttctaaatataaaatcactaaacttttatgtaattttaatgatatttatttatattatgatataattCCTGCCCATCACTTACCGGTCTTAGATTTTTACCAAGTATTGCTTCAGGAATACCGTAAACAGATATTTCGTCAATACTAAGAAAATTCCATTCTAAGCCCAACTGAGAAAATTTTTCCTTATAATTGTGAAGATACAGAATTACTTCTTCacttaactttaaaataaaaacgtctaATTTGACACTTTTCCACTCTTGTTTGTTGAAATAATCTGAAAATGTTTTGTGAAATAACTActtcttaataataacttgGGAAATGCCTTTGTCTCAttagttaatagaaaaaatattttttataagaagcAAACAGCGTAAACGCTCTTAAGAAAGAGATAAAGCGTTAATTACCTACGTCCACCCAAAAAATTACACTATATAGTGTTGAATTTGGTAATACTTATCGTTCTTGTTCTCACCTAACATATTCTTTTCAAGTCGAATCCGTTCATGGACAGCGTGTTGATCGAATAGGACTAAATAGTTATCAGTTCTAGTTGTCGATTGTACAATAGCCGCAATGAATTTACCATCAACTTGACCCAAAACCTGAAAATACATcattatgtaggtaccaaaggcaattttatttacgatTATTTGACAAGATTTGACTAGACTATATTGTACTTGGGCTTTCTTCAATAACTGGCCATCAAAAGTAAGTGAAGAATTCTCCTTGTGGAGTcttatattaactttttcaATGGCTTTAGTAGTCTCGTCTGCTGCATTTTGAATTCTAGGTTTAAATATTTCGGTGTTTATTTGAACTTCGTTTGTAAAGTCCTCATAGATGTTCTGAAAGTAAATGCTTTTGAAGAACTATAatgttcaatattttgttaaatcttcctacattgtaaataaaaactctTACGTATTGATAATACTCTTCATCAAAGTTATAATCACAAACTCCCTTGATGTTAGTAGTCTCAAATATTTGGGACATCCCTGCAATAAACGAATATTAATACAATtgataaaagtttataaaaatatagaaatttaaTGAAGAGGCTACCTTTTGGCATGTATCTTGGCCTTATTTTCATGTTAAAGTTGTTTTTAACAGTATCATTATCTCCAAGTAATATCTGATCACATTGatgatttgaaatttttgatcttacgttaacattattatttattttatcatctcTGTTGTGTtcaacatttatttctttatatgaTATTTGTGAAATATTTGGCGTTGTTACATTATTCATCGGactgaatgaaataaaatagtgaGAACATTCTACTTGTGTAATTCTTGAAAATTCGTTTTGTCTACATATTGGACTAGGCTGCGCTATATCATTTTTTAAGTCttcttcaatattttgtaatgacTTCAATGAAACAGTGTTATCTAAAATAGTTTCACATAAATGGATTGGCTCCACATTTCTTTCTGGACATTGAGTCATAGTATGTGGTTTGGAtgtgaatataatatttgatcCAGATTCGTTATTTCTCGCGTCCTTTTTGCTAAATTCTTTTTCACAATCAAGTGTCAAATAGTAAAACCGATTATCATTGTTGTTTTCTATTGTATAAGTACTCTGTAGTAAATTTTCTTTGGATGTGGTAGATACGTTATTTAGACTGGgcgtataatatttatttattgtaattaaagaGTTTTCTAatattgtatatgtattttttaaatttgagtcactggtatttataaattctcCATCTACGTCAGATTTTTgacaatttgttttaaactcAGTTAAAATACATTCGTTTCTTGTTGAAGTCATAGGTTTGCAGTTATGTAGGAAGTTTGATATACGAGAACATGCTTCTTTAGAAGTATTTGAAAATTCCATAATAAAAGAAGATTCTTTTGAGAAGTTtctgttattaaaaaagttttttatccCAAATGTATTACCAACTTCactgtcattatttttcatctgatatttacgaaatttatttctattaaattttcttgtcctttgattttctaaag belongs to Amyelois transitella isolate CPQ chromosome 10, ilAmyTran1.1, whole genome shotgun sequence and includes:
- the LOC106136389 gene encoding pre-mRNA-splicing factor 18, which translates into the protein MEILKAEIAKKRKLLEEKKIIDPTQPKKYFKRGDLLAKEQEEYFQKFGPRKNEAEDNNDTESKTEKGTKPETSEVEQSEVVSLPRTEVIKRLRERGHPILLFAENELQSFRRLRRIEIQEPEANRGFRNDFQEAMDKVDQAYLNEILALGTQSDTEKSLKEDALDDSVTYELIQEMAKTMGQGDRNHDMNVIMTLLQFLLKLWGQQLNSATGAEKTAVKHKMARATFTQTQVYLKPLMRKLKKKTLPDDICDSLMEITKHLLERNYIMASDSYLQMAIGNAPWPIGVTMVGIHARTGREKIFSKNVAHVMNDETQRKYIQALKRLMTKCQEYFPTDPSRCVEYSTTR
- the LOC106136381 gene encoding chymotrypsin-1 isoform X2 gives rise to the protein MATKVNFIVITIYFVIYVGSSSFKGSSRVVGGYDAPYEFGRFHASLQNVTGSHVCGGAVISLSRAVTAAHCVVGADPMYIKVVVGTTNLDIGGQEFDVKSIDIHENYNYSLRTNDIAIVTIDGMFDTRTINVLEVDDISLTEDDPVILTGFGAQTPNGESSRVMYALNLSVFSQETCEYAMRYSRQVVDTMFCTFTQIGQGTCHGDSGGPLIKNNKLVGLVSWGIPCAVGFPDVHTRISSFADWIRSKIN
- the LOC106136381 gene encoding chymotrypsin-1 isoform X1; its protein translation is MATKVNFIVITIYFVIYVGSSSFKVSGSSRVVGGYDAPYEFGRFHASLQNVTGSHVCGGAVISLSRAVTAAHCVVGADPMYIKVVVGTTNLDIGGQEFDVKSIDIHENYNYSLRTNDIAIVTIDGMFDTRTINVLEVDDISLTEDDPVILTGFGAQTPNGESSRVMYALNLSVFSQETCEYAMRYSRQVVDTMFCTFTQIGQGTCHGDSGGPLIKNNKLVGLVSWGIPCAVGFPDVHTRISSFADWIRSKIN